The genomic region GCTTCGGTATCGCCTGGGGCGTAATGGGCACCGCTGAATTCTGCTGGCACGCAGCGCGTCAGTACACCCTGGACCGCAAGCAGTTTGGCCGCCCACTGGCTGCCAACCAATTGATTCAGAAAAAACTCGCCGACATGCAGACCGAGATCACCCTGGGCTTACAGGCAGCGTTGCAGGTGGGTCGCTTGATGGACAGCGGCAACTGGGCACCAGAGATGGTTTCGCTGATCAAGCGCAATAACTGTGGCAAGGCACTGGATATCGCTCGTCAGTCCCGTGATATGCACGGCGGTAACGGCGTTTCCGACGAGTATGGCGTCATTCGCCATATGGTCAACTTAGAGTCGGTGAATACCTACGAAGGTACGCACGATCTCCACGCCTTAATCCTCGGCCGCGCACAAACGGGCATTCAGTCATTTTTTTGAATAACTAAGGGCGAGCACCAATGAGCAACACACCCAAACCACTGGCCGGAATTAAAGTACTGGACATTTCCCGCGTACTGGCCGGGCCTTGGTGCGGGCAAATGCTCGCAGACATGGGGGCCGATGTAATCAAGGTCGAACGCCCCGGCAGTGGCGATGATACTCGCAACTGGGGCCCTCCCTGGCTTGCTGGCACACAAGAGTCTGCGTATTACCTGTGTGCGAACCGAGGCAAGCGTTCGGTAACTGTTGATATGGCCAAGCCCGAAGGTCAGGCAGTGATTAAGCAGTTAGTCGCCCAATCCGATGTGCTGCTTGAAAACTTTAAAGTCGGCGGCTTAAAACGCTACGGTTTGGATTACGCCAGCCTGAAGGCGCTGAACCCCAAATTGATTTACTGCTCAATTACCGGCTTTGGCCAGGACAGCCCCTACGCTCATCGCCCCGGTTACGACTTTATGATTCAGGCCATGGGCGGGATTATGAGCCTGACCGGTAATCCAGACGGTGAGCCGGGAGCCGGGCCGATGAAAAGCGGTGTGGCGTTTACCGATGTTTTCACCGGGCTGTATGCCTCGAACGCGGTACTTGCAGCGCTTTATCAGCGCCGCGACAGCGGCCTTGGCTGCCATATTGATATGGCACTGATGGATGTACAGGTCGGTGTACTCGCCAACCAGGCGCTTAACTACCTTACCTCCGGCGATGTGCCCCAGCGGCTGGGCAATGCCCACCCCAACATCGTGCCTTATCAGGCGGTTGCCACCTTGGATGGCCATATGATAGTGGCCGTCGGCAACGACCAGCAGTTCAAACGTTTTTGCACAGTGCTTTCACTACCTGCCTTGGCTGACGACCCACTCTTTGCGACCAACGGTGCCCGGGTGAACCATCGTGAGCTCCTAGTACCACAGTTGGAAGCTGCGCTAGCCCGACGCAGCACGGATGAATGGCTTGCCGCCTTTGAAGCCGTTGGCGTGCCCTGCGGGCCGATCAATACGCTGGATCGGGTGTTCGACGACCCGCATGTGAAAGCTCGTAAACTTAAGCAGACCCTGCCGCATCCCCAAGCGGGCCAAGTGAATTTGGTCGCCAACCCGATCCGTATTAACGGCGCCCAAATGAGTGCCACGACAGCACCGCCCCACTTAGGTCAGCATACTGAAAGCGTGCTCGAAGAGCTTGGCATTACTCCCGAACAGCGCACAGCCCTCAGCAAAGCGGGCATTGTTTAGCAGCGATTAGGAGTGAAATACATCCCCCGTCTTTGGCGCCTCACAAGGCGCTTTTGTTTGCCCGGCGAAGCCGGCAAACAAAAAGGGCCACTATAAAAGTGGTCCTTTTTTATCCGAACTTTCAGCCCCTACCCCATATTTTTCCTCACAAACTTCTGAATCTCCCCCACAATACCGCTACGGAAAGCCAGCACGGTGATTACGAAGATGCCCCCCAGAATCGGATCTACCCAGTCCCTGAGCGGGCCTTGTCCGAGTT from Marinobacter sp. LV10R510-11A harbors:
- a CDS encoding CaiB/BaiF CoA transferase family protein, yielding MSNTPKPLAGIKVLDISRVLAGPWCGQMLADMGADVIKVERPGSGDDTRNWGPPWLAGTQESAYYLCANRGKRSVTVDMAKPEGQAVIKQLVAQSDVLLENFKVGGLKRYGLDYASLKALNPKLIYCSITGFGQDSPYAHRPGYDFMIQAMGGIMSLTGNPDGEPGAGPMKSGVAFTDVFTGLYASNAVLAALYQRRDSGLGCHIDMALMDVQVGVLANQALNYLTSGDVPQRLGNAHPNIVPYQAVATLDGHMIVAVGNDQQFKRFCTVLSLPALADDPLFATNGARVNHRELLVPQLEAALARRSTDEWLAAFEAVGVPCGPINTLDRVFDDPHVKARKLKQTLPHPQAGQVNLVANPIRINGAQMSATTAPPHLGQHTESVLEELGITPEQRTALSKAGIV